A single window of Capsicum annuum cultivar UCD-10X-F1 unplaced genomic scaffold, UCD10Xv1.1 ctg5471, whole genome shotgun sequence DNA harbors:
- the LOC124893150 gene encoding uncharacterized protein LOC124893150 isoform X1 has protein sequence MNQQQPTKNNKSARNRTFIKAGSLSAMASRKRRMLTTNETIQAIQSEKENLLKLIEQERPPVAPLAPPSRVIEQSVAEHHVVEEQNAVDDQLVRDQVKATDSATPTTAEHSEAHEGPSTIKRRGKTQMHKVHGRNEKQLITLNQNNQPVGPTDEAVSELSSFLGILARKATLCPFDIFDWRQMDTKQNLWDYTKAKYEIPDVAKPWVLERIRESWRI, from the exons ATGAACCAACAACAGCCTACAAAGAATAACAAAAGTGCAAGGAACAGGACATTTATTAAAGCTGGATCATTATCAGCCATGGCAAGTAGAAAACGACGTATGCTGACAACAAATGAAACTATTCAAGCTATACAATCGGAGAAAGAAAATCTTCTAAAGTTAATTGAACAAGAGCGGCCACCAGTAGCACCACTAGCACCACCATCTAGAGTAATTGAACAATCTGTAGCAGAGCACCATGTTGTAGAGGAGCAAAATGCAGTGGATGATCAACTTGTACGAGATCAGGTCAAAGCGACAGATTCAGCCACTCCTACAACTGCTGAACATTCTGAAGCACATG AAGGGCCTTCAACTATAAAAAGAAGAGGCAAAACACAAATGCACAAGGTACATGGCCGGAATGAGAAACAATTGATCACATTAAACCAGAACAACCAGCCTGTTGGTCCTACAGATGAAGCTGTAAGTGAGTTGAGCAGCTTCCTAGGTATATTGGCGAGGAAAGCCACCCTTTGCCCATTTGATATATTTGATTGGCGGCAAATGGATACTAAACAAAACTTATGGGATTATACCAAG GCCAAATATGAAATTCCTGATGTTGCAAAACCATGGGTTTTGGAAAGAATTCGAGAATCTTGGAGAATTTAG
- the LOC124893150 gene encoding uncharacterized protein LOC124893150 isoform X2 yields the protein MNQQQPTKNNKSARNRTFIKAGSLSAMASRKRRMLTTNETIQAIQSEKENLLKLIEQERPPVAPLAPPSRVIEQSVAEHHVVEEQNAVDDQLVRDQVKATDSATPTTAEHSEAHGPSTIKRRGKTQMHKVHGRNEKQLITLNQNNQPVGPTDEAVSELSSFLGILARKATLCPFDIFDWRQMDTKQNLWDYTKAKYEIPDVAKPWVLERIRESWRI from the exons ATGAACCAACAACAGCCTACAAAGAATAACAAAAGTGCAAGGAACAGGACATTTATTAAAGCTGGATCATTATCAGCCATGGCAAGTAGAAAACGACGTATGCTGACAACAAATGAAACTATTCAAGCTATACAATCGGAGAAAGAAAATCTTCTAAAGTTAATTGAACAAGAGCGGCCACCAGTAGCACCACTAGCACCACCATCTAGAGTAATTGAACAATCTGTAGCAGAGCACCATGTTGTAGAGGAGCAAAATGCAGTGGATGATCAACTTGTACGAGATCAGGTCAAAGCGACAGATTCAGCCACTCCTACAACTGCTGAACATTCTGAAGCACATG GGCCTTCAACTATAAAAAGAAGAGGCAAAACACAAATGCACAAGGTACATGGCCGGAATGAGAAACAATTGATCACATTAAACCAGAACAACCAGCCTGTTGGTCCTACAGATGAAGCTGTAAGTGAGTTGAGCAGCTTCCTAGGTATATTGGCGAGGAAAGCCACCCTTTGCCCATTTGATATATTTGATTGGCGGCAAATGGATACTAAACAAAACTTATGGGATTATACCAAG GCCAAATATGAAATTCCTGATGTTGCAAAACCATGGGTTTTGGAAAGAATTCGAGAATCTTGGAGAATTTAG